Proteins from a genomic interval of Fibrobacterota bacterium:
- a CDS encoding pentapeptide repeat-containing protein has translation MKEQIEQVLRMNKDGKLTDAQTAELLAELARPGEAHASGPGWGRGSVLEPLVSKVNETLKSALDSAFAWNESRDHRDEAWANPSARNSIHMSRFDYPEGKDVVFTGNVIRMSSMKDLRMDRSEMTGNTIDMSKADDLRLRDAKLQDCEIRASSVDDWHLDGSTLDAIMVQGSRVADLQCTDRSELRKARIQGVSLKGFRLAEGSKAENLLLNGSSLADIRLLRSEWGDSEILNSSVSDLALESCRAARFLIRSLSAKKAVFSDCTLTDVAFSAETRWAWKKHGLKDVRIDGCDWEKVAFSDCRLDNCVIKNVTLRDRQFRGLDLADLRIDGTEAFLKAVGG, from the coding sequence ATGAAGGAGCAGATCGAGCAGGTATTGAGGATGAACAAGGATGGTAAGCTGACCGACGCGCAGACGGCGGAGCTCTTGGCGGAGCTGGCCCGGCCCGGCGAAGCGCATGCGAGCGGGCCCGGATGGGGCCGCGGAAGCGTCCTCGAACCCCTGGTGTCCAAGGTCAACGAGACCCTGAAATCCGCCCTCGATTCGGCCTTCGCCTGGAACGAGTCGCGTGATCATCGTGACGAAGCCTGGGCGAATCCATCAGCCCGGAATTCCATCCACATGTCCCGCTTCGATTATCCGGAAGGCAAGGACGTCGTATTCACCGGAAACGTCATCCGCATGTCCTCGATGAAGGACCTGCGCATGGATCGATCCGAGATGACCGGAAACACCATCGACATGAGCAAAGCCGATGACCTCCGCCTACGGGACGCCAAGCTGCAGGACTGCGAGATCCGGGCCAGTTCGGTGGACGATTGGCACCTGGATGGATCGACCCTGGACGCGATCATGGTGCAGGGATCCCGGGTGGCCGATCTCCAATGCACGGACCGATCGGAACTGCGCAAGGCGCGCATCCAAGGCGTTTCCCTGAAAGGCTTCCGCCTGGCCGAAGGCAGCAAGGCCGAAAACCTGCTCCTCAACGGCTCATCCCTGGCCGATATCCGCCTGCTCCGATCGGAGTGGGGCGATTCCGAGATCCTGAACTCTTCCGTATCCGACCTCGCGCTGGAAAGTTGCCGGGCGGCCCGATTCCTGATTCGTTCCCTGTCCGCCAAGAAAGCCGTTTTCTCCGATTGCACCCTGACCGACGTAGCCTTTTCGGCCGAGACCCGTTGGGCCTGGAAAAAGCACGGCCTGAAGGACGTCCGTATCGACGGCTGCGACTGGGAAAAGGTCGCCTTCTCCGATTGCCGCCTGGACAATTGCGTGATCAAGAACGTAACCCTACGCGATCGGCAATTCCGCGGATTGGACCTGGCGGACCTCCGCATCGACGGCACGGAGGCTTTCTTGAAGGCGGTCGGGGGCTGA
- a CDS encoding phosphoribosylformylglycinamidine synthase: MLTRIEVGQKSPATDSTARKILATIRETFHLPVDSASAVSIYTLEMDLTDAEKERVARELFTDPITERFAIDSHLAGKGTAGNDGTGFDFLIEAGYKPGVTDNVGRSSREGIADLLGRPLTDADQVYTGRQFLFRGKLSRADAETIATKLLANPLIETYLIRSAEDWRKEPALPKVSGKVAFAHKPETRTIDLPDSDAALQKLSDEKVLALTIEEMRAIKGHYADAAARSRREKAGLPPSPTDVELEVIAQTWSEHCKHKIFAADIEYTDDRGEKTAIRSLYKTYIKAATEKVRPQAPWLKSVFTDNAGIIAFTEDYDVSMKAETHNSPSALDPYGGAMTGIVGVNRDILGSGKGSRPIFNTDVFCFASPFYDRPVPPKLHHPRRIFKEVHRGVKDGGNESGIPTVNGSIVFDDRYLGKPLVFCGTGGLHPARVGGEASWKKTINPGDRILMAGGRIGKDGIHGATFSSAALTEASPTSAVQIGDPITQKKLSDFLLEARDLGLYRFVTDNGAGGLSSSLGEMARESGGCKMHLEKAPLKYAGLDPWEILVSEAQERMSFAVPPDKLAAFLELALRRGVEASDLGEFTADGLFEAYYQGKLVCSLDMHFLHEGNPRLTLKAKWAPPRHLEPTAASLAGRDLEADALALLSALNICSKESWVRQYDHEVQGMSVVKPFVGEKGDGPSDAAVIRPLYDRKEGLAVAHGIVPRYSDIDTYHMTACALDEAVRNAVAVGAKPGTLAGLDNFCWPDPVESENTPDGQYKLAQLVRSNQALYDYCVAYGLPLISGKDSMKNDYGRGKDKISVPPTLLFTVIGKLEDCEKALTMDAKAAGDLVYALGTTRDELGASEYYRIVGVTGANVPKVDAAAALALYERLHAAIQKGLVRSAHDCSDGGLFVALAEVCMAGRLGARVDLSVLPVDGMVSPIAKLFSESQSRFVVTVRPSDQAAFEAALAGSAFAKLGAIAEAPSLEIADGSAPLFSATLDAMFERWRRPLDW, from the coding sequence TTGCTTACTCGCATCGAAGTCGGGCAAAAGAGCCCCGCCACCGACTCCACAGCCCGGAAAATACTCGCCACCATCCGGGAGACCTTCCATCTCCCGGTGGACTCGGCGTCCGCCGTTTCCATCTACACCTTGGAGATGGATCTTACGGACGCGGAAAAGGAACGCGTCGCCCGCGAGCTTTTCACCGATCCCATCACGGAGCGTTTCGCCATCGACTCGCATCTGGCCGGGAAAGGCACAGCCGGGAACGACGGCACCGGGTTCGATTTCCTGATCGAGGCAGGCTATAAGCCGGGCGTGACCGACAACGTGGGCCGCTCCAGCCGCGAGGGCATCGCCGATCTTTTAGGGCGCCCCCTTACCGACGCCGACCAGGTCTATACCGGAAGGCAGTTCCTGTTCCGAGGCAAGCTAAGCCGGGCCGATGCCGAGACCATCGCCACCAAGCTTTTGGCCAATCCGCTGATCGAAACTTATCTGATCCGCTCGGCGGAAGACTGGCGCAAGGAGCCGGCGCTGCCCAAGGTTTCCGGCAAGGTCGCTTTCGCGCATAAGCCTGAAACCCGCACCATCGATTTGCCCGATTCGGATGCGGCGCTGCAAAAGCTGTCGGACGAAAAGGTGTTGGCCCTGACTATCGAAGAGATGCGCGCCATCAAGGGCCATTACGCGGATGCGGCCGCGCGCTCCCGTCGCGAAAAGGCCGGCCTCCCCCCTTCCCCCACCGACGTGGAGCTGGAGGTGATCGCCCAGACCTGGAGCGAGCATTGCAAGCATAAGATCTTCGCCGCCGACATCGAGTACACCGATGACCGCGGGGAAAAGACCGCCATCCGCTCGCTGTACAAGACCTATATCAAGGCGGCGACCGAAAAGGTGCGGCCCCAGGCCCCTTGGCTCAAATCCGTTTTCACCGACAACGCCGGCATCATCGCCTTCACCGAGGATTACGACGTGAGCATGAAGGCGGAGACCCACAATTCGCCCAGCGCGCTGGACCCCTATGGCGGGGCCATGACGGGCATCGTGGGAGTGAACCGCGACATCCTCGGCAGCGGCAAGGGCAGCCGTCCCATCTTCAATACCGACGTCTTCTGCTTCGCCTCGCCCTTCTACGACCGGCCCGTCCCGCCCAAGCTCCACCATCCGCGCCGGATCTTCAAGGAAGTGCATCGGGGCGTGAAGGACGGCGGCAACGAGAGCGGCATCCCCACCGTGAATGGCAGCATCGTTTTCGACGATCGCTACCTGGGTAAGCCTCTCGTGTTCTGCGGGACCGGGGGCCTGCATCCGGCCCGGGTCGGCGGCGAGGCTTCCTGGAAAAAGACCATTAATCCGGGTGATCGGATCCTGATGGCGGGCGGCCGCATCGGGAAGGACGGGATCCACGGGGCGACCTTTTCCTCGGCGGCCCTCACGGAGGCCTCACCCACTTCGGCCGTGCAAATCGGCGATCCCATCACCCAGAAGAAGTTGTCCGACTTCCTCCTGGAGGCGCGCGATCTGGGGCTATACCGCTTCGTGACCGACAACGGCGCCGGCGGCTTGTCTTCCTCGTTGGGGGAAATGGCGCGCGAAAGCGGCGGGTGCAAGATGCATCTCGAAAAGGCCCCCCTCAAATACGCCGGCCTCGACCCATGGGAAATCCTAGTTTCCGAGGCTCAAGAGCGGATGTCCTTCGCGGTCCCGCCGGACAAGCTGGCGGCCTTCCTGGAGCTAGCCCTGCGCCGCGGCGTGGAGGCCTCCGACCTGGGCGAATTCACCGCGGACGGATTGTTCGAGGCCTATTACCAAGGCAAGCTCGTTTGCTCCCTGGACATGCATTTCCTCCACGAAGGCAATCCGCGCTTGACGCTCAAGGCCAAATGGGCGCCGCCGCGCCATCTGGAACCGACTGCCGCTTCCCTCGCAGGCCGCGATCTCGAGGCCGATGCCCTGGCCCTGCTCTCCGCCTTGAACATCTGTTCCAAGGAAAGCTGGGTGCGCCAGTACGATCACGAAGTGCAAGGCATGAGCGTGGTCAAGCCCTTCGTGGGCGAAAAAGGCGACGGCCCCAGCGATGCCGCCGTCATCCGCCCGCTCTACGATCGCAAGGAAGGCCTGGCGGTCGCGCACGGGATCGTACCGCGCTATAGCGACATCGATACCTACCATATGACCGCCTGCGCCCTGGACGAGGCGGTCCGCAACGCCGTGGCCGTGGGCGCCAAGCCCGGCACCCTGGCCGGCCTCGACAATTTCTGCTGGCCCGATCCGGTGGAGTCGGAGAACACGCCGGACGGCCAATACAAATTGGCCCAACTTGTCCGCTCCAACCAAGCCCTATACGACTATTGCGTCGCGTACGGCCTGCCGCTCATCTCGGGCAAAGACTCGATGAAGAACGATTACGGCCGGGGGAAGGACAAGATCTCCGTCCCCCCCACCCTGCTCTTCACCGTGATCGGCAAGCTCGAAGACTGCGAGAAGGCGTTGACCATGGATGCCAAGGCCGCCGGCGACCTCGTCTATGCGCTGGGAACGACCCGGGACGAACTCGGGGCCTCGGAGTACTACCGTATCGTCGGGGTTACGGGGGCCAACGTCCCCAAAGTGGACGCGGCGGCGGCCCTCGCCCTCTATGAACGCCTGCATGCGGCCATCCAGAAGGGCCTGGTCCGTTCGGCCCATGACTGTTCGGACGGGGGCCTGTTCGTGGCCCTGGCCGAGGTCTGCATGGCCGGCCGCCTGGGCGCGCGCGTCGACCTTTCGGTCCTTCCCGTCGATGGCATGGTCTCCCCCATCGCCAAGCTCTTCTCCGAAAGCCAAAGCCGCTTCGTCGTTACCGTCCGCCCGTCCGATCAGGCCGCCTTCGAGGCCGCCCTGGCGGGTTCCGCCTTCGCCAAGCTAGGCGCCATCGCCGAAGCGCCGTCGCTGGAAATCGCCGACGGTTCCGCCCCACTCTTTTCCGCCACGCTGGACGCGATGTTCGAGCGCTGGCGCCGTCCTTTGGATTGGTAA
- a CDS encoding phosphoribosylformylglycinamidine synthase subunit PurQ, translated as MKPRVAVITGYGINSDNELAHCFALAGGDPRRVHINDLIASKPSLSEFDLIAIPGGFSFGDHIASGRVFANKLKAHLAEDLARAADRKVPMIGICNGFQVMVKLGLLPGDGAGPESRFVQTATLTYNDSGRFEDRWCHLARDRASKCLWTKGIERIYLPIRHGEGKFIPRDAEQLAALGRNGQISLRYCAADGSAPSGYPENPNGSIDHIAGICSADGRIFGLMPHPEAHMLATNHPQWQKLGLKGEGEGVRIFRNAVESVQG; from the coding sequence ATGAAACCCCGCGTCGCCGTCATCACCGGCTACGGGATCAACTCGGACAACGAGTTGGCCCATTGCTTCGCCCTGGCCGGGGGCGATCCCCGCCGGGTGCATATCAACGATCTCATCGCGAGCAAGCCGTCCCTCTCTGAGTTCGACCTGATCGCGATACCCGGAGGGTTCTCCTTCGGGGATCATATCGCCAGCGGCCGCGTCTTCGCGAACAAGCTGAAAGCCCATTTGGCCGAGGATCTGGCCCGGGCGGCCGACCGGAAGGTGCCCATGATCGGCATCTGCAACGGCTTCCAGGTGATGGTCAAATTGGGACTTCTCCCCGGGGACGGAGCCGGACCGGAAAGCCGCTTCGTCCAGACCGCCACCCTCACCTACAACGACTCGGGCCGCTTCGAGGATCGCTGGTGCCATCTGGCGCGCGACCGGGCTTCCAAATGCCTGTGGACCAAGGGCATCGAACGCATCTATCTGCCCATCCGGCACGGCGAAGGGAAGTTCATCCCGAGGGATGCGGAGCAATTGGCGGCCTTGGGCCGCAATGGCCAAATCAGCTTGCGGTATTGCGCCGCGGACGGATCGGCTCCTTCCGGCTATCCCGAGAATCCGAACGGCTCCATCGATCATATCGCCGGCATTTGCAGCGCGGACGGGCGCATCTTCGGGCTGATGCCGCATCCCGAGGCCCATATGCTGGCGACCAACCATCCGCAATGGCAGAAGCTGGGCCTTAAAGGCGAAGGCGAAGGGGTGCGGATTTTCCGGAACGCGGTGGAGTCGGTCCAGGGCTGA
- a CDS encoding prolyl oligopeptidase family serine peptidase — MIRIFRAAALVGALSAYPIFSAPSDSCQASSIKMSDGKSMFFRLYVPKGISTEKRYPLVMMMHGIGECGSDNRVQVDREDLSKQWMLDSVKTKYQAFVLYPQCPSSSYEWGYFNTGTADQKGYAGLPAQAAIKVIDSLIKVYPIDTTRLYVGGLSWGGIGTEAIMMSYPDKFAAAIPCAGENHLNTVSVMTKTPFWIFHGGSDGTVPVGDDRALISAVEAAKIDVSQFVSGANMANPTAISVDSLRKAVAAGQKYLYSEITGGDHGSGWHAAWDSPILVPWIMSKSKALGVSTFTWPAPGPRSATTGLAPHRTQSASRAKPVFGLRGGIPVLEVSDRAYSTTGKRMNLILPQER; from the coding sequence ATGATCCGCATTTTCCGAGCCGCCGCCTTGGTCGGCGCATTATCCGCATATCCTATTTTCAGCGCGCCTTCCGATTCCTGCCAGGCCTCCAGCATCAAGATGTCGGATGGCAAAAGCATGTTCTTCCGGCTATACGTTCCGAAAGGCATCTCCACCGAGAAGCGGTATCCCCTGGTCATGATGATGCACGGGATCGGTGAATGCGGGTCGGACAATCGCGTTCAGGTCGATCGCGAAGATCTCTCCAAGCAATGGATGCTGGACAGCGTGAAGACCAAGTACCAGGCCTTCGTCCTGTATCCCCAATGTCCCAGTTCCTCCTACGAATGGGGGTACTTCAACACCGGTACGGCGGACCAAAAGGGCTACGCCGGCCTTCCCGCGCAAGCGGCCATCAAGGTCATCGACTCCCTGATCAAGGTGTATCCCATCGACACCACCCGCCTCTATGTCGGCGGCCTTTCTTGGGGCGGCATCGGCACCGAAGCCATCATGATGTCCTATCCGGACAAGTTCGCCGCGGCCATCCCCTGCGCCGGGGAGAACCATCTCAATACCGTCAGCGTTATGACCAAGACCCCGTTCTGGATTTTCCATGGCGGCTCGGACGGGACCGTTCCGGTCGGGGACGATCGGGCGCTTATATCTGCGGTGGAAGCGGCCAAGATCGACGTATCGCAATTCGTTTCCGGAGCCAATATGGCGAATCCGACGGCCATCTCGGTGGATTCGTTGCGGAAGGCGGTGGCCGCCGGCCAGAAATACCTGTACTCGGAAATCACCGGTGGCGACCATGGGAGCGGCTGGCATGCAGCCTGGGACAGCCCCATCCTCGTCCCCTGGATCATGTCCAAGTCGAAGGCCCTCGGGGTTTCCACCTTCACCTGGCCGGCCCCGGGCCCGCGCTCCGCGACCACCGGCCTGGCCCCGCACCGGACCCAGTCGGCGTCCCGGGCGAAACCCGTTTTCGGATTGCGCGGCGGGATTCCCGTTCTGGAAGTTTCCGATCGGGCCTATTCCACGACCGGAAAGCGCATGAATCTGATCCTGCCCCAGGAGCGTTGA
- the gmk gene encoding guanylate kinase: protein MADPHGRLIVFSAPSGAGKSTLKDALMSRFPGLRYSISATTRKPRPGEHEGEHYFFKSLEEFQAMIDYGDLVEHMEVHGNHYGTPRAPILKALEKGLSVILDLDVYGKVNFDKAFPDALGILIVPPSLEELERRLVARKSDSPETIRVRLQNAVNELEFAARNGKYEYRIVNDSFDRALEELTRIFEKELGQPRARAGASA, encoded by the coding sequence ATGGCTGACCCGCATGGCCGCCTGATCGTTTTCTCGGCGCCTTCGGGGGCGGGGAAGAGTACCTTGAAGGACGCCTTGATGTCCCGGTTCCCGGGCCTGCGCTACTCGATCTCGGCCACCACCCGCAAGCCGCGCCCCGGCGAGCACGAGGGCGAGCATTATTTCTTCAAATCCCTGGAAGAGTTCCAGGCGATGATCGATTACGGCGACCTGGTCGAGCATATGGAAGTGCACGGCAACCATTACGGCACGCCGCGGGCGCCCATCCTGAAGGCCCTGGAAAAGGGCCTCAGCGTGATCCTCGACCTCGACGTATACGGGAAGGTGAACTTCGACAAGGCCTTCCCGGACGCCTTGGGCATCCTCATCGTCCCGCCCAGCCTGGAAGAGCTGGAACGCCGCCTCGTCGCGCGCAAGTCCGATTCCCCCGAGACCATCCGGGTACGCCTGCAGAACGCGGTCAATGAACTTGAATTCGCGGCCCGCAACGGCAAATACGAATACCGCATCGTCAACGACAGCTTCGATCGCGCCCTGGAGGAATTGACCCGCATCTTCGAAAAGGAATTGGGGCAGCCGCGCGCCCGCGCGGGGGCATCGGCATAG
- the larE gene encoding ATP-dependent sacrificial sulfur transferase LarE, translated as MNLFAPLAEIIADPGLLERCRDLETGLSAFPSALVAFSGGADSALLAAMARRVLGRDRAKACIAVGPSLPDRELRAARELAESLDLELAEFAATEGDNPAYAANGPDRCYHCKADLFSHLVRIAADAASAAGPAPALLYGGNLDDTYDYRPGRKAAAEAGARAPLAEAGLAKADVRALSRALGLPTADKPAQPCLSSRIPYGQAVTPEKLAAVEAGEEILAGFGFREFRVRHFGTAARIEVAQGEREGLTAGIRAELANRLGALGFDRVDFDSEGFRSGRLNEALAPEARGRAGGTVSDRS; from the coding sequence ATGAACCTTTTCGCGCCCCTGGCGGAGATCATCGCCGATCCAGGCCTCTTGGAACGATGCCGGGATCTGGAGACCGGGCTAAGCGCCTTCCCTTCGGCCCTGGTCGCCTTTTCGGGCGGGGCCGACTCGGCATTGCTCGCGGCCATGGCCCGCCGCGTTCTCGGACGGGACCGGGCCAAGGCTTGCATCGCGGTAGGGCCTTCCCTGCCCGACCGGGAATTGCGCGCCGCCCGGGAATTGGCCGAAAGCCTGGATCTGGAATTGGCCGAATTCGCCGCCACCGAGGGGGACAACCCCGCCTACGCCGCCAACGGGCCGGATCGCTGCTACCATTGCAAGGCCGATCTCTTCTCGCATCTTGTCCGCATCGCCGCCGACGCCGCGTCCGCGGCGGGACCGGCCCCCGCCCTGCTGTACGGGGGTAACTTGGATGATACCTACGACTACCGGCCCGGGCGGAAGGCCGCCGCCGAAGCCGGCGCGAGGGCGCCCTTGGCCGAAGCGGGCCTGGCCAAAGCGGATGTAAGGGCCTTGTCGCGGGCCTTGGGGTTGCCCACGGCCGATAAGCCGGCCCAACCTTGTCTTAGCAGCCGCATCCCTTACGGGCAGGCCGTGACTCCGGAAAAGCTCGCGGCCGTGGAGGCGGGCGAGGAAATTCTGGCGGGCTTCGGCTTCCGGGAATTCCGCGTGCGCCATTTCGGGACCGCGGCCCGCATCGAGGTGGCCCAAGGGGAACGTGAGGGCCTGACCGCGGGTATCCGCGCGGAGTTGGCGAATCGCCTAGGCGCCTTGGGATTCGATCGCGTCGATTTCGATTCGGAAGGATTCCGCTCAGGCCGTCTCAATGAAGCCTTGGCGCCGGAAGCGCGGGGCCGCGCGGGCGGGACCGTTTCCGACCGGAGTTAA
- a CDS encoding iron-containing alcohol dehydrogenase encodes MQQFNYPTTILYGEGSLAALAQRLKGKVRNALLVTDATLAKAGLAATVTEALRKEGVAAAVFDGTHPNPVEEDVENGLEAYRAGGCDALIALGGGSPMDTAKVIRFMAVHPGPLAQYDDAKGGDKLIVNPMPPLYAIPTTAGTGSEVGRSGVIILRATGKKTIFFHPRLMPDIAVLEPSLTAGLPPHITAATGIDAFTHCLEAYFVNAFHPMADGIALEGIRLILKALPAAYADGRDLEARGAMQMAAAMGATAFQKGLGMIHSLAHPLSARYNTHHGLANALLLPDALAFLEARPLAAPARAKMERIQGLFREAGIAKESLSESARSLFVSLGVTFGLRNHKVPEVDLEPLSADAIEDTCHASNLIPVKREEMLAVYRAAW; translated from the coding sequence ATGCAGCAATTCAATTATCCTACCACCATCCTTTACGGCGAGGGTTCGCTCGCGGCACTCGCGCAGCGGCTCAAGGGCAAGGTCCGCAACGCCCTCCTGGTCACCGACGCCACCCTCGCCAAGGCGGGCTTGGCCGCAACAGTAACCGAGGCGTTACGTAAGGAGGGCGTTGCCGCCGCCGTTTTCGACGGGACCCATCCCAATCCCGTCGAAGAGGACGTGGAGAACGGACTGGAGGCCTACCGCGCGGGCGGATGCGATGCCTTGATCGCGCTGGGGGGCGGAAGCCCCATGGACACGGCCAAGGTGATCCGCTTCATGGCCGTCCATCCGGGCCCCTTGGCCCAATACGATGACGCCAAGGGCGGGGATAAGCTGATCGTCAATCCCATGCCTCCGCTGTACGCCATCCCCACCACCGCGGGCACGGGCAGCGAAGTGGGGCGTTCGGGGGTCATCATCCTGAGGGCGACCGGCAAGAAAACCATCTTCTTCCATCCCAGGCTCATGCCCGATATCGCCGTGCTCGAACCGTCGCTTACCGCCGGCCTGCCGCCGCATATCACCGCCGCCACCGGCATCGATGCCTTCACCCACTGCCTGGAAGCCTACTTCGTCAACGCCTTCCATCCCATGGCCGACGGGATCGCCTTGGAAGGCATCCGCCTCATACTCAAGGCCTTGCCGGCCGCCTACGCCGATGGGCGCGATTTGGAGGCGCGCGGGGCGATGCAGATGGCCGCGGCCATGGGCGCCACCGCCTTCCAGAAAGGCCTGGGGATGATCCATTCCCTGGCCCATCCGCTCTCGGCCCGCTACAATACCCATCACGGCTTGGCCAATGCCCTGTTGCTACCGGACGCCCTCGCCTTCCTGGAGGCCCGGCCCCTGGCTGCCCCTGCCCGGGCCAAGATGGAACGCATCCAAGGGCTGTTCCGCGAAGCCGGAATCGCCAAGGAATCCTTGTCCGAATCGGCCCGCTCCCTGTTCGTTTCCCTGGGGGTAACCTTTGGGTTACGGAATCATAAGGTGCCCGAGGTCGACCTGGAACCCCTGTCGGCCGACGCCATCGAGGACACCTGCCATGCCTCGAACCTCATCCCGGTGAAACGGGAAGAAATGCTGGCTGTCTATCGGGCGGCTTGGTGA
- a CDS encoding glutamine synthetase — protein sequence MNKTPAKAKATSAPAVDDRIAAWQREGITRVKLALTDIDGVMRGKYISLDKFASVAKSGGSFCDCVLGWDMDDKLYDNVSYTGWHTAFPDAPFRLDLSTERRLADEGGIPFFLGEFTDPDGSGKRHPLCPRSLLQRILDRAKSMGFGAKIGFEYEFFVFDETPHTIREKRYKDLKPYTPGNFGYSVLRSSVESDLFTGLMDYQAALDCPIEGLHCETGPGVIEAALTADEALRAADKAAIFKTFTKVFFQKRQKVATFMAKWSLDYPGQSGHMHQSLYSHKTGDPVFHKAGGREGMSPLMESYVAGMQKFLKPFLCLCAPTINSYSRLVKGAWAPTSATWGVENRTTALRVIPGSPKSQRAEFRLGAADGNPYLVAAACLGAGLLGIERKLKLGAPVKGSAYEVQDSLPEELKLPSNLRDSLRNLRASAEAKELFGEAFVDHFANSREWEVREYERQITDWQLARYFEII from the coding sequence ATGAACAAGACTCCCGCCAAGGCCAAAGCAACCTCGGCACCGGCCGTAGACGACAGGATCGCGGCCTGGCAGCGAGAAGGCATCACCCGCGTCAAGCTGGCCCTCACCGACATCGACGGGGTCATGCGGGGCAAATACATCTCCCTGGACAAGTTCGCCTCGGTGGCCAAGTCGGGCGGAAGCTTTTGCGATTGCGTGCTGGGCTGGGACATGGACGATAAGCTGTACGACAACGTCTCGTACACCGGCTGGCATACCGCCTTTCCCGACGCGCCTTTCCGCCTGGACTTGTCGACCGAACGCCGCCTGGCCGACGAAGGCGGCATTCCCTTCTTCCTGGGCGAATTCACCGATCCGGACGGAAGCGGGAAGCGGCATCCGCTTTGCCCGCGCAGCCTGCTGCAAAGGATCCTCGATCGGGCCAAGTCCATGGGCTTCGGCGCCAAGATCGGTTTCGAGTACGAGTTCTTCGTCTTCGACGAAACCCCGCATACGATCCGGGAGAAACGTTACAAGGATCTCAAGCCTTACACGCCGGGCAATTTCGGTTACTCGGTGCTGCGCAGTTCGGTGGAATCGGATTTGTTCACCGGCCTGATGGATTACCAGGCAGCGCTGGATTGCCCCATCGAAGGATTGCATTGCGAGACCGGCCCCGGCGTCATCGAAGCCGCGCTCACCGCGGACGAAGCCCTGCGCGCCGCCGATAAGGCCGCCATCTTCAAGACCTTCACCAAGGTCTTTTTCCAGAAACGCCAGAAGGTGGCCACCTTCATGGCCAAATGGTCCCTGGATTACCCCGGCCAGAGCGGCCATATGCATCAGAGCCTGTATTCCCACAAAACGGGGGACCCGGTCTTCCATAAGGCCGGCGGGCGGGAAGGCATGAGCCCGCTCATGGAGAGCTACGTGGCCGGGATGCAGAAGTTCCTCAAGCCGTTCCTATGCTTGTGCGCGCCTACCATCAACAGCTATTCGCGCCTCGTCAAAGGCGCCTGGGCCCCGACCAGCGCGACCTGGGGCGTGGAGAACCGCACCACCGCCTTGCGCGTCATTCCCGGTTCCCCGAAATCCCAGCGCGCCGAGTTCCGTTTGGGAGCCGCCGACGGCAACCCTTACCTGGTGGCCGCGGCTTGCCTGGGGGCGGGACTTTTGGGCATCGAACGCAAGCTGAAATTGGGCGCCCCCGTGAAGGGCAGCGCCTACGAAGTGCAGGATTCCCTTCCGGAGGAATTGAAGCTTCCCAGCAACCTGCGCGATTCCCTGCGCAACCTGCGCGCGAGCGCGGAGGCCAAGGAGCTTTTCGGCGAGGCTTTCGTGGACCATTTCGCGAATTCGCGGGAGTGGGAAGTCCGGGAATACGAGCGGCAGATCACGGATTGGCAGTTGGCGAGGTATTTCGAGATCATCTGA
- a CDS encoding alpha/beta hydrolase, with protein MKVWFFPGLGADASLGPFHALPGYETAWVEWPVRASRDWPEFLSGLQEANPIRAGDVFIGISFGGMAAQMLAGQLRPSGIILISSCRSSRSIAPSLACFRPILPCIPSALFDMRLLPSVVSKRYFGIADPSHVDLLYAMARRLPPKRFKEITELCLDFLGPSLPEVPIFSIHGLRDRLIPAGRENRDVLIPDGGHLISMTHSAIVNARLLGWLGMINNPAMRGPGS; from the coding sequence ATGAAGGTCTGGTTCTTCCCGGGGCTGGGAGCGGATGCTTCCCTCGGTCCCTTCCATGCTCTGCCGGGATACGAGACGGCGTGGGTGGAGTGGCCGGTGCGGGCCTCCCGCGACTGGCCCGAATTCTTGTCGGGCCTCCAAGAGGCGAATCCAATCCGGGCCGGGGACGTTTTCATCGGGATTTCCTTCGGTGGCATGGCGGCCCAGATGCTGGCCGGTCAGCTTCGGCCCTCGGGAATCATTTTGATCTCATCCTGCCGTTCTTCCCGGTCCATCGCGCCTTCGCTGGCCTGCTTCCGACCGATCCTCCCCTGCATTCCATCGGCCCTATTCGATATGCGCCTTCTCCCCTCGGTCGTCTCCAAGCGCTATTTCGGAATCGCCGATCCTTCCCATGTCGATCTTTTATATGCCATGGCCCGTCGCTTGCCGCCGAAGCGATTCAAGGAAATCACGGAACTCTGCCTTGATTTTCTCGGCCCTTCTCTGCCGGAGGTTCCCATATTCTCTATCCACGGGCTTCGGGATCGCCTGATCCCGGCCGGGCGGGAGAACCGGGACGTCCTGATTCCGGACGGCGGGCATCTGATCTCGATGACGCATTCCGCAATCGTAAATGCCCGGTTGCTTGGGTGGCTCGGGATGATCAATAATCCCGCAATGCGTGGGCCCGGGTCGTAA